CATCTTCTTTTCCGGTTTCTTGAAAAAGATAATACCAGTCTCCGGTTTCAATGCCCTTAGAATCGGCGACCTTAACGCGTGCATCGTCAAACGCACCGTGGTTTAGCCGTCGAAGCACCGGATTGTTTGCACACAGCTTTACCATCTCGGGATCAAGGTCGATAAGATCTACTGATTGCACATCATTATACTTTAAGACTTCACGTAGCGTCATACCATCTCCGCCCCCAAGTATGAGGATATTTTTTCTTGATGTGGCCACATTCATGGCGGGATGCACCAGTGATTCGTGATATCTGGCTTCATCAGTACTGCTGAACTGGATATGCCCATTAATATAGAAGCGATGTTCATTAAGCGTGGGATTGTGTGTTACAACAAGATGCTGATAACGGGTTGTATTTGAGTAGATGATGCGATCATCATACAGGTGTTGTTCCAGCTTAAAATTCCAGGCGTGATTATATTTGAATCCAACCAATAAAGATATAAAAACCAAAAACGATACCAGCAAAAGCCGAACCGGCGCACTCACTTTGCCGTGCTTGTAAAAGAATGCAAAGGCCAGCATAGCCGGTATGAAGTTAAGAGTGGATGCGATAAAACTGCTCTCCGTTAACGGAAAGTAGCGCAAAAGAACAAATGCAAATAACAAAGCCCCTGCAAGACTGCCGAAATAATCTGCGCTCAAAATGTAATCTAAGTTAATTTTGAGTTCATCGGTATATTCTTTGTTTATGCGGGTTACTACCGGTATCTCAAGACCGATCAAAAACCCGATTAACATTATAAACCCATACTGCACCAGCATGAAGTGGCTTGTTATATAAGCGTATGCAGCGTAAGTGCCCAGCGGGGCCCATGCGCCGACAACCGCCAGGGTTATCTCAATGCCGATGAAAGCATTCACTAAGTGTTTATCGCCGATGACGAACCGTTGTGCCTTGCTTCCGATTCCCATCATGAAAAGCATGAGCCCGATTACCACAGACCATTGTTCAATGGAATTGCCTAAGATGAAAGAAGCAATGGTGGCCTGGATATATTCTAAAACCAAACCGCACGCGCCTGTCAAAAAAGTACAGGTTACAAGTAAAAACTTAGCCCATGCAACAGTAGAGCCAGTTTCAAAACGCCCCATTTTGGCCGATCTCTGCGTTGGGCTCAAATTTTAATCCTCGAAATACGCCATGTATTCCTGCGGTTAAAATTTTCGCCCGCCTTGAGCTTGACCAAACTGAAATGTTTTGAAACTGGCTCAGTAGATTTGTTGATCGATATATTTTCGTGAGATGTTGTGATTATGGTAACACCCTTTTATAGGCTACAATGTGGCGGAAATAACCAGTGCAACCAGAACATTCACGGCAGCGCCGACCGAGATCCCAGCCACATTTCGATTTTTTTCAACTACTTCTTTGATTGTGGATTTAGGGAGCAGCTTATGATCGAAAGCGATACTGAACAAGACCAGCAGCAAAAGACTAAATACCATATAGGCGGCAAATAATACGATATCAAACACCAAACCTTTGCTTGGTCCCATCAGATTGGAGCGGATGATAATACCAAGCGGTACCAACACACCGGCAAGAAATACTCCGGCAGCCACATTGCCATCTTTTATTTCGTTCCGGATGTTGAATTTTGTAAAAAAGACTTCGACGATCCATCCGATAACAAGCAATGTTGACTGACCTATCAAAAACCAGATCAGCGAAGACAATGCCCCATCAATAATGTCCATGCCATTACCGGCAAACGCCCCCCAAAGTATGAGGCCTGTAGCCATATAATTTGCAGCCTCGACAATCCCGACAGCTACATTACCGTTTTTGCAGTGTTCGTCATTGTCTATGTGGCCCATCATGATAACATCATTGATGTGTCGGCATGCGAAGGCAAAAATAATTATAAGCACACCATCTACCAACAAGGCCAGTATATTATGTACAAATCCGGAACCACTGCCTGACAATACACCGCAAAAACCAAAACCGAGCATGGTCAGCAGGCCAAAACGCCGCATCCCAACAGCCATGTTGCCCTCTTCGATCTGCTGCAAGTCATCCATATCTTTAGTCCGCCAGTCGGCAATCAGCCAGGCAATATAAGTAAAACCTATACAAATTAGAATGTAGACCAGGCTTGTCCCCATGATCGTGAAAGCATTCATCAAATTATCCATATTAAAAGCTCCTTTATTCCTAAGAGTAATTTACGAAGTATTTTAGCGGATTTAAAGTGTTTACTTACCGCGACTTCCTGGGCCCCGACCACGAACACTGCCGGCGGCAGATCGAACATTTGCCGGGGCTGATTTTATACCACCCTGTCTTGAAAAAGTGGATGATCTGTATTGGGAGTTGCTGCGAACTGTAGAGCCCGATGTTCCGTAAATTGTGGACCCGTCGGCGTTTTTCCCATAGTACGGCGCACGCCCACGGTAGTTGCGGTTCCAATGGTTCCAGTCGTTGTAGTAATAGCGGTGGCCGCCCAGCATGGCGTTTAAAAAGGCGTATCGGCCATAAAACGCCCAAAAAGAGCCGCCCGATGAATCTTTTTCCCAGTTTCCGTATTTTTTGTTACCCACATACGCCATACCGGGTGGAGCGGCGTCCTCTATGACCTCAGACGCATACAGACCGTAAGGCTTAGACACTATATCCATGCCGAGATTGTTTATGTTGGCGGCAAAGTCGTCTTCATCGACCTCTTCCCAGCCGGACTCCTTTTCTGTACCGTTTTCTATTACAAGATACCGGTGATAGTATTCGATATCCGTCGAGCTGATCCAAAACACTGCGCTGTCATCACCACGGGGGAGTCTTTCTATAACATTTATGTTAAGCTTATACCACATGCTTTCTTCGATATACAACCTGACCCTTTGTAATCCGTTGGCGATATCACCGGTTTTCTGTGAAAAATATTTAAACGTGGCCTCATCGACTTGCTGGGGACGATACTCATAGTCGGTTTCTGAGGGATATTCATAGTAATTTGCCCAACTGGTTCTGCCTGGGGTAACAGCGTAAACATACTTCATATCGATCAGTCGTTTTGTATAACTTCGGTTCAATTCGCCAAGCAGCTTTCGCAAATGGGTGTCAGCCTGCTTAAGTTCAGGAAATTTTTTTTGCACAATATCCAGGTTGGTGGCGATCACCGCATAATCGGGATCATCTGAGTTGTGTTGGGCCTTGGCGCCATTAAGCATATCAGCTGCTGTGTTATAGATACCTTCCAGCTGGCCAAAGCGGTTGCTTATGTCTTTTTCCTTATTCCATCCAAAGCTTTTGGAATCGGCCACCGCTTTATCAACAATCGGCCTGATATCCGATATTATAGTTTTCATCTCAGACACTTGCTTGTCAGCCGCATTGATATATTTCGGCGCGTCTTCCATCAGTTGTCTCAATACGCCTATCTGCCTGTTCGGCTCCCTGGACTTTTTCAAGGCTAATACAAACCGACTGTTTATTTGACGAATCTTTTGATTTAATTTGCCTTCTTCTTTTGGATTATTGTTATCAAGTATTTGTTCAATTTCTGTCCAAACAGTGCGGGCCGACTCAACTTCCAACAGGGCTTCATCGAACTGTTTAGCCCAACTGTAGGTCTTGTCGTAACGTTCGAACCGGTCGTACTCCGAAGACTTTTTCCATTCGGTGTACTTATTTAGCGCGGAGTCAATCTGGCTCTGAGTATTTTCCAAGGCCTGCTTTCGGCTTTTTGCGGTCTTCTTGAGATCTCCATTTATGCCGCAGGAGGCAATAAACATCAGTGTGATGATTATTGCCCAATACCTTTTGTACTTCATAACGTCTCCTTAATTCTGGTTTGGGTAAAGACGATGCAATCTTCGTTAGGATAGCTGTGTACGGTCTCAAATTTGAGCATTTTGTCGTCCATAGTTATCAAGACGATGGTTTTTGTAATAATATCGGTATTAATTGGTGGAAATTCCGCCACCAATCCGATTTTGTTGTCTCCTGCCGTATTTGCCATATGTTCGAGATCCAACATAAGGGGTTCACCGGTGTCCCATTTTAGTATTTTCGAATCAAACTTATATGACAGTTTATCGACAAATTTATGCGTCAGGTTTCCAATATCCATGATCGGACCGTAATAAATCGGTTTTGCATCGGCCTTTACTTCCATACAAGCAAAAATTTCGTGAAAAAGCGAACCATTGTAGTTGACTGATATGAGATGACTTGCGCCAATGACATGAGCTTTGACATTCCATGGGTTCCTATCCATGCCCTGTGCTTTAAGTATTCTAAACTGTGACCAGTCAGCCATTTGGCCTTCGATAAGGTTGAGGCGCAAGTCACGGGCTGCTTGAAGCACCGGTATCATTTCCACAGACTTGCTCCCTTCCTATTTTTTTTTGAATTCTTCAATGAAAGCACTTAAGCCCCTTATTATTTTGGGTTTATACTTTTCAGAAATCTCATTGGCAACAGACTCAACTTCATCGACGAAACACTCTGAAATATCCTGAAACGAAAACAAAGAAGACAGCAGCAATAACAGGGTTGAATCGGAAATAACCATATTAATGGTCTTTTGAGGGTTTTCGACAGCCGCAAACATGAGCGTCAAAGACTCGAGGTCTTTGCCGTCCTTATCTTTATTAAAAGCAACATCATCAAGCCGGTAATCAACACCATCGATGTTAATAACTTTATCCTTAAGCAAATCGTTTAATTTATTTTCCTCTGCCATAATATCCTCAAAATCGCCCTCTCGTGCGCCTGTTTATCAGGCAGGGCTTTGTTTGGTAGTAATAGCGATAATTTCAATTGAGTTGGGATCAATTGAAAGACAATGCCATATTTCATAGTCATCGGACTTTTCGCCACCGCCCCATTCTTCGATGGTTATCATTTCTTTGTCGTCAGCCTCAAATTCGTAAATCCAGGCTTTCTCACTATTGCGTTTTCCGGACGGAACATATTTAGCGGCCCAATCATCTTCATACCAATAGGTCTTGCCGTTGTATTTTATGCCGTCATCCGATCCCATCTCTTCCAGATCATCCTCATCGATTTTTTCACCCGCTTCATCGGCCAGATCCGACCATTTGAGTTTTTTTACACCGGTACATGCACTGACGATCTGGTCATCTTCATCCCATTCCAAAAGAACAATTTGACCCGTTCGCAGATTGAGCAGCCTGAATTCATGGGATGAGTATTCCTTTTTTGCCTTGTAATTCTCATCCCATTCATCATAACGGCCGCCTTTCATGACATGGCATATATCACCATTTAAACGAACGAATCCGTCGGGTTTAATGTCTTTGATGGAATATTTAAAGCGGTCGTTCGCCGGTATCCTGGATTGTCTTGTCAATGTGCGAATCACATCCAGTCGGTCCTGAACGCCTTTCAGATAAGCAAATTCCATGCGGGTATCCTTTTTAATAAAGAGGGTTATTGTTTTCCATGAAAGGCGGCAGCCGCATCAGCGCGGGAACGAAGCAGCGTGTTCATTTCATTTAGTTTATTTGTAGACAGGCTTGCCACCTTGATAGTGTTGGCGCACACTTGCGTAAGCGCCTGTGCGGCAAACTCATATTTGTTGCATGCCTCCTGCAAAAAAGCGATGTTCTTGTCCATCCTTGTCGCCTGTTCTGCACTGGCGACAACAGCCTTGCCGACCTGATCGGCTGTATCGACCATGGTTTGACCTATGGCATCTTGCATCATGTTTGCAACTTGCATGGTCTGAAGTTGTTGTGCCGCTGCAGCCCTTACAGCCAGGGCGCCGGCAACACCGCCGAGAAGCGTACTGGTGCTTCGAATTACCCGACCGACATGACGTGCATTGCGTATGGTCAGACCGCCACCATAACGTGTTTGAAGGTTCATGTTGTCCAGTTGTTGACTGTCAACCACGGCAGTTGCCAAATCCGCAGTCAGCATCGTGATATTCTCCCGTGCCATTGGATCGGTTATTTTATCCATACGTTCCATGATAAATTTCCAGGCCAACTGCCCCCAATAAATGTCTTCGTGCAAAAGAGGCTGGCTGTCCTTTAAGGTATTGCAGATGGTTATCAGCTCAGCCGCATGCATATTTACGGTTTCACCATGCCTTCGCAAATGGTTTTGAAGCCCCAGGACGGTAGAGCGGGTTGTCTCGCGACGTTCGTAAATAATAGTAAGTATCTCCTCTCCTTTGGGAAGCCGCTTGATTGTCTTTTTGAAAATTCTTCCGACTTTCTCCGAAATACACTCTTCCCTGGCAACCATGGCAGGATTGATCTGATCGATGTTCATCTTAAGTTGCATCATGTTGCCCTGAAAGGTATTTTCTCCTTTGTCGTTAATATCTTTAAGAACGACACCAATGGCGGTATCAAAGAGCGACACTTGCGTATCAATCAGGTTGCGGGCGCTTGATCCAAGATCAAAGATCCGATCACCAAGTTCATAGTTTGAGGGGTCACTGATAATTGATTCCGCAAACTGCTTTGCGTCGCGACCGATTTCCTGATCCCTTGCGGCATCAATATGAGAGGGGGGCACAGGAATTATATGTTCGGGTTCCTGGACTACTGTGAGAGCCCCCTGCCCCTCATATTCCACAACATCCAGGGTTTCCGGGACTTGAGATTGATCAATGGTCTGTTTGATTTGTTTGATTTCTATTTCTTCGGATGCAGTAGTCATTTTCTTTTTATCTCCCATAAATTTATTATATTATCAGACCAAAACAGGCATCGTTAAACGCCGCTGAGGTTCATTTTCATAAAGTTGGCTACAGTATCAAATTCATCCAATTCGTTACGTTCGATAATATCAGCGCCATGAACTGCGTGTTTGAGCAATTCTCTAAGAAGGTTTACAAGAACATCGGATCTTTCAGTGCGATTTGTGTCCGACATATCGCAGTACTCTTTGAGCTTACGAAGCAAATGCGATTCGCTTGCCCTGCGCAGTTCATAAGTTAATGCTTGTTCGGGGTAACGCTCCATCATTTTCGGCAATATATCCCTGAAGGTATCCACAATCTGCTCACACAACAAAACAACTTCGTCACTAAGTTGGTGGATATTATCGCGAACAAAAACATTAAATCCGACCAATCCTTCAATTGCATCCTCCGGTTTACTTTGCTCAGGCGCCGGCTTGATGATTTTCTCAACTACTTCCATGGCCTCTTTTGTTTTGCGCTTTTTACGGATAATATAAACGGCCAATGCGCCCACTATGAGAATTGCCAATGAACATCCTATGATAATCTTGATCATAAGTCCTCTCTGCCTTGTTGTTTTATATTATGGATGTGGGAAATATGTGCTCAGCATTAAATTTGATTAAGCCTTTGTTGGTGCCTTCTTGTATCAGATTCATTCTTAAATATTTGATCTTTATACATCCAATTCCATTTTTTGGCAAATGAAAGATAACCTATTTAACAGTGTTTTCGCTGATGCAACATTGCGCCAGAGTAACTGCGTTTGGAAACTGGTTCAACATATTAAATCAAAATGCGGTTACCCTGAGGGGGCTAAAGAAAGATGGCCGCATATAAGGATTAGACACCCTGTTTTCATAATATAGTGTCGGAATAGTTTACAATTTTAAATTCCGGCAAATATCTATGAAATATCAATTATATTAATCTGTTATTTATAAGATAGATGTTTTGCTAAAATGATAAATTTTTATCAATATTATATAACCTTTTGATATATAAATGTATATATATGTGTGCGTGATGTAATACCACCGCTCTTTATAAGTGTCGGATTAGTTTACGATTTGTATATAAAGTTATGAAGCTGTCCGGTTTTACTGGTTCTGTATATGAATTGATACATTATTTAAATTCGGGATATTTTCTTTTTTTATAATACTTGCGAAGGCCGGTTTCTTTTATTGCAAACGGGTTCCTGATACCCCCTCACAGCTTGCCGGGCAGGCTTATCAGTAAATTTAAGTGATGTTTTGCCGGCTTTCGAGGATAATATCATAAATTGTAATTAATAATTACGGTATGATAATTGCTTAAATTAGTAATGCTTAAATGTTGATTTATAATACTAATATTCATATTGAAGGAGATATAATGTGTTTCAAAACCTTTAGAGATCGCTTTTTGCTTATTTTTGCAGTCCTTTTTTCATTCCTGACCGCCGGGGTAAGCCCGGCCGGTGCGGCTGACCAGTTGTTGGTCAACCGAAGCTTTGAGGAATTACCTCTCGGGACCGGTTGGTATTTTTCAGACGGAGCAGGCGCCGACCACATAAAAACCGAAGACTCCGGCATCAGCCCCTATTCGGGTAACTACATGTGGCATGCGGGCAACACTTTCGAGTCCACCGTCTCCCAAGGACATCAACCTTAAAGCGTTAGGATACGAATCTTACCGGCTTAACACCGGTGGCTACTATGTGCGATACGGCGGTTATGACCGCAGCGGAGGTTATGATGATGTTTTGATCTCCTTGTATCAGAAAAACGCCGATAATTCTGCCAATGGCGATTCAAATCTGGGATTGCAATCAGACACTGATTGGATCTGTCGCTCCGGGATGGCCCGCCTGAATCAGTATACTACAAAACTGACCTTTCAGGTAAAAGGCGAACATAAAGAGGGTACCAACAACAACACCTACTTTGACATGGGCCATCTTATAATTTATGAGTCGGACATCTGGAACTGGGGCAACAACAGTCATGATCACTTTGGAACCGGGGACTGGGATTTAGCTTCTAACGATTTGAGGATAGGCGACAATGGTATTGGAGGTATGCACATCACAAACGGCGCGGCGGTGTCCAATGGGAATGGCAATGTGGGCTATGGATCGGGTTCCAACGGCACGGTGACGGTGGATGGAGCGGGTTCAAGCTGGATCAATTCTAATGATTTGAACGTAGGTAAAAGTGGAACCGGAACCCTGAACATAACAAACGGCGCTGCGGTTTCCAATATTGATGGCAATGTGGGCTATAATCCGGGTTCCAAAGGCACGGTAACTGTGGATGGAGCGGGTTCAAGCTGGACCAATTCTAATCATTTGTACGTAGGTAAAAATGGAACCGGAACCCTGAACATAACAAACGGCGCTGTGGTTTCCAATAATGATGGCAATGTGGGCTATTATTGGAGTTCCAAAGGCACGGTAACAGTAGATGGTGTGGGTTCAAGCTGGTGCAATTCCAATGACTTGTATGTGAGCTATATTTGGAGCGGAACCCTGAACGTGAACAATGGGGGTATCGTGTCCAATATAGACGGCTTTGTGGGCTATGATACAGGCTCCAACGGCACGGTAACTGTAGACGGTGTGGGCTCAGGCTGGACCAATTCCGAATCAATATACGTTGGCGGAAGTTCAACCAATGCCGGAGGCACCGGTACCCTGAACATTTTCAACAAAGGTCGTGTGGAAGTGGCAGGGACCTTGAAAATATGGGACCAGGGGCAGGTAAACCTTGATGGTGGTGAACTGCGGGTAAGCGCTCTTCCCACCGGTCCCGGTGTCTTTAACTGGACTTCAGGCCGGCTGGCCCTGACTGAAAGCGGTGTGATAGAAAACACGATCCTGGGAAGCAATAAAATTTTTGAAATAGGCCAAAACGCCAAACTGACCATGCAGGCCGGCACTTCCTTTGTCTCCACCGGCGGGGAGCTTGATTTCGGGGCCAACAGCGAGCTGGAAATAACCGGCGGCCTTTTAAACCATGTCTTCCACCAGCTTAATCTTGCTCAGGGAGGCCGCATTACCGGCCGGGGACAAATCTTCACAGGTGAGGAGGGTCTGAACCTTGGTCAGGGTGGGTCGTTGATCGGTACGGAAACCGGCCTCAAACTCTGGGGAGATCTTTACGGCTCCGGCAGTGTGAGTAACACCACCATTCTCGGAGATGTTTACGTGGGCAACAGTCCCGGCACCATTGAGATGACAGATGTAGACTTATCAGGCAGCACCCTGTACATGGAGCTGGCCGGAAACGGCCTGGCCGGTATTGATTATGACCGGATCATCTTCAATGGAGACATAGATTTAACCGGTATTGTGCTGAAAATTATTCTCTCGGACGGTTTTACGCCAGAACTCGACGATACCTTTGCTCTTTTTGATTTTGGAAACGCCTTGGTCTCCGGCCGGTTTGCCGACATCTTGCTGCCGGGTCTTGATTCCGGATTATTCTGGAACACCGACGAACTTTATAACCTGGGCTCCCTGGAAGTATCATCTACTGTACCCCTGCCCTCCGCCATCTGGCTCTTTGGCTCAGCGCTGATTGGACTGGTAGGGGTAAGGAGAAAGTTTGAAAAATAAACTCAAAAAATTCAAACTGTGGTTTTAATAGTGGGGATTGGAGACAGACTTAAGGAAAACACCATAAACTGTCAGAGCACGAGTATTGTTTTGGTTTTTAATAAATAAAGTATAGATACTAAGGGGAGAGATCAAATGAATAAAAGAATTTTGATTGTTGCAAGTTTTATTATATTTCTGGCGATTCCTTTTTCAGCTTTTGGTTCAACTTCATTCGAAAATATTGTGGCCTTTGGCGACAGCTTGACGGATAATGGCAAGTATCCAACTGAAAGGAATACATATCTCAATGATGTCCATGGGTTTGGATATTTTACAGATGGGGCCGTATGGGTGGAAACAC
This genomic interval from Pseudomonadota bacterium contains the following:
- a CDS encoding polyamine aminopropyltransferase; translation: MGRFETGSTVAWAKFLLVTCTFLTGACGLVLEYIQATIASFILGNSIEQWSVVIGLMLFMMGIGSKAQRFVIGDKHLVNAFIGIEITLAVVGAWAPLGTYAAYAYITSHFMLVQYGFIMLIGFLIGLEIPVVTRINKEYTDELKINLDYILSADYFGSLAGALLFAFVLLRYFPLTESSFIASTLNFIPAMLAFAFFYKHGKVSAPVRLLLVSFLVFISLLVGFKYNHAWNFKLEQHLYDDRIIYSNTTRYQHLVVTHNPTLNEHRFYINGHIQFSSTDEARYHESLVHPAMNVATSRKNILILGGGDGMTLREVLKYNDVQSVDLIDLDPEMVKLCANNPVLRRLNHGAFDDARVKVADSKGIETGDWYYLFQETGKEDEHKQPDAEKVATLNVINIDAEKFVSNAKGRYNIILIDLPDPSTIELNKLYTKGFYSRVKRLLTDGGVIAIQSTSPFFARESYWCISRTVRAAGLDVVNYHVNIESFGDWGFVLATKSLKKGYVDKLILEMDLNNIDTKFLTADVFRASMVFGKDMMKIKKKEINTLMRPVLHMYYLKEDWQYE
- a CDS encoding DUF350 domain-containing protein, translated to MNAFTIMGTSLVYILICIGFTYIAWLIADWRTKDMDDLQQIEEGNMAVGMRRFGLLTMLGFGFCGVLSGSGSGFVHNILALLVDGVLIIIFAFACRHINDVIMMGHIDNDEHCKNGNVAVGIVEAANYMATGLILWGAFAGNGMDIIDGALSSLIWFLIGQSTLLVIGWIVEVFFTKFNIRNEIKDGNVAAGVFLAGVLVPLGIIIRSNLMGPSKGLVFDIVLFAAYMVFSLLLLVLFSIAFDHKLLPKSTIKEVVEKNRNVAGISVGAAVNVLVALVISATL
- a CDS encoding DUF2617 family protein produces the protein MIPVLQAARDLRLNLIEGQMADWSQFRILKAQGMDRNPWNVKAHVIGASHLISVNYNGSLFHEIFACMEVKADAKPIYYGPIMDIGNLTHKFVDKLSYKFDSKILKWDTGEPLMLDLEHMANTAGDNKIGLVAEFPPINTDIITKTIVLITMDDKMLKFETVHSYPNEDCIVFTQTRIKETL
- a CDS encoding DUF4178 domain-containing protein; amino-acid sequence: MEFAYLKGVQDRLDVIRTLTRQSRIPANDRFKYSIKDIKPDGFVRLNGDICHVMKGGRYDEWDENYKAKKEYSSHEFRLLNLRTGQIVLLEWDEDDQIVSACTGVKKLKWSDLADEAGEKIDEDDLEEMGSDDGIKYNGKTYWYEDDWAAKYVPSGKRNSEKAWIYEFEADDKEMITIEEWGGGEKSDDYEIWHCLSIDPNSIEIIAITTKQSPA
- a CDS encoding tellurite resistance protein — protein: MTTASEEIEIKQIKQTIDQSQVPETLDVVEYEGQGALTVVQEPEHIIPVPPSHIDAARDQEIGRDAKQFAESIISDPSNYELGDRIFDLGSSARNLIDTQVSLFDTAIGVVLKDINDKGENTFQGNMMQLKMNIDQINPAMVAREECISEKVGRIFKKTIKRLPKGEEILTIIYERRETTRSTVLGLQNHLRRHGETVNMHAAELITICNTLKDSQPLLHEDIYWGQLAWKFIMERMDKITDPMARENITMLTADLATAVVDSQQLDNMNLQTRYGGGLTIRNARHVGRVIRSTSTLLGGVAGALAVRAAAAQQLQTMQVANMMQDAIGQTMVDTADQVGKAVVASAEQATRMDKNIAFLQEACNKYEFAAQALTQVCANTIKVASLSTNKLNEMNTLLRSRADAAAAFHGKQ